ATGTTCTTGGAAAATAGAGCATCAAGTCATATATAGTAAATACCCCACACTTATTAAGCTCCGTCTTAGCTTTTTCTCCAATGCCTTTTAGCGTTATTATATCATCAGAAATATTCATATTTTATACACCTCAATAAAAAATCCATGAATCATCCAATTATATTATTGGTAAAATTCATGGATTTATTTCAATTTCTTTGTATAACTATTCTACTGAAATCAAGTAGTAATATAATGGTTGATCTCCCTTATAAGTTAAAACATCTATATCATCATATATATCTTCTAACTCTTCATATAAAGAATTTTCTTCTTCCTTAACCTCTTCTCCTGAATATAGAGATATTAGTGAAGATTCGTCATCTACAAGATTTTCTAATAATTCTTTTACAACATCATTAACATTCTTGCCTACAACTTTTACTTTACCTTCTATTAATCCTAGAATGTCGCCTTCCTTTATTTCTTTACCTTCTATTTCAGTATCTCTTACTGCAAAAGTAACAGAAGCACTCTTTACGCTACTTACTGCTTCATTCATGTTAGATTCATTATCTTCTGCACTAGCTTCTCCATTAAATACTGTTATAGCTGCAATTCCTTGAGGAATAGTTCTAGTTGGAATAACTATTATATTCTTTTCGCAAACATCTTTTGCCTGATTAGCTGCCATAACAACATTTTTATTATTAGGAAGTATAACTATATTCTTAGCATTAATTTTATCTACAGCATCAATAAAATCTTGAGTACTTGGATTCATAGTTTGACCGCCTTCAATAACTACATCAACGTTCAAATCATTCTCAAAAATTTTCTTTATTCCGCTTCCCATAGCTACAGCTACAAATCCATATTCTTTTTCTTCTTGTACAGAATTATCTACAGTAGTACCTGCTTCATATTCAGCTTCTAAAACTTTTCTATGTTGCTCTCTCATATTATCTATTTTAATTTTTGATAAACTACCATGAGCTAATGCCTTACTTAATACTTCTCCTGGTTGTTCTGTGTGTATATGAATTTTTATTAATCCATCACTACCTACTGCAATTAGAGAATCACCCATATCTTCTATTTCTTTTTTGAATTCTTCACTAGTAATTGACTCAGTATTTATAAAGAATTCAGTACAATATCCAAAAGTGATTTCAGCTTCTCCATCTAACTGTGCCTTAGATGAAACTTCTATAGTTTCTCCAACACCGTCTAAAGAAGGTTTGTTTCCTTCTTTTAATTCTTTAAGCATTCCTTTAAAGATAACTAGAAGTCCCATTCCACCTGCGTCTACTACCTTTGCAGCTTTTAATGCTGGAAGCATCTCTGGTGTTTTATTTAAAGTTTCTTCACTACCTTTTATAACTTCTTCAAGTAATTCTACTACATCGTCACCTTTGTAATTTAATGCATGTTCTCCTGCTGATCTTATAACTGTTAATATTGTACCTTCTGTTGGTCTCATAACAGCCTTATAAGCAGACTTTGCTCCTTCTTCTATAGAATGAGCTAAATCTAAACTAGTAACTTCCTTTTTACCTTCTAATCCTTTAGCAATACCTCTAAAAATTTGAGATAAGATAACTCCAGAGTTACCTCTAGCTCCCATAAGAGCTCCTCTAGAAAGCTTTTTAGCTACCTCTCCTATAGTTTCTTGTTTTGAAGATAATATTTCTTCTGTGGCACTTCTGAATGTCATTGACATATTAGTCCCAGTATCACCATCTGGAACTGGAAATACATTTAATGAATTTACATAGTTCTTTTGTTCCTCTAAATTATTGCAGCCACTTATAATCATATAATAAAAGTCTTCGCCGCTTATCTTCTTAATACTCAAACCGTAGTACCTCCTTAAACTCTTACTCCTTGAACATTAACAGTAATAGTAGATACTTTTAGTCCTGTTAAGTTTTCAACGTTGTATTTTACCTTTTGAATAATATTGTTGGCAATTACAGAAATTTTTGTGCCATATTCAACAATAATATATATTTCAATATTTAATATTTCGTCTTTGCAATTAACTTTAACACCTTTAGATAGATTTTCTCCTTTTAAAAGTTCCCATAATCCATCCTTAGGGCTTTTAGATGCCATTCCTACAACGCCATAGCATTCCATAGTTGATATTCCTACTATATTAGCAATAACTTCATCTGAATAGATAATATTGCCATTTTCATTATTTATATTCATCATTCCGATTCCTCCTTAAATATTCAACCATAATACTAATTTTATATTAAACCTAAGATATATTCAAGGAAATAAAGAATTATTTCTCTTCACCCTTGCATATAAGAATAACTTTGTGTTAAAATATGAATTGTCTAATTTCAGTTTAAATACTACACTGCTTTAAGGGAGGTGTAACTAAATGTCAAGAAAATGTGATGTATGCGGAAAAGGCGTTATATCTGGTTCACAATATAGCCACTCTCACAGAGCTTCTAAAAGAACTTGGGCTCCAAACGTAAAAAAGATCAAGGCTATAGTTAAAGGTTCACCAAGAACTGTTCATGTTTGTACTAGATGCTTACGTTCTGGAAAGATTGAACGTGCTATATAATAGCGTTAAATAAATTAGAATACTTTTAAGTGTTCTAATTTTTTATGTTCATAAAGAAAAGTGGCTACCTTTAGGTTACCACTTTTCTTTATTATTATGTCTAACAAGATTTTTTTCTAAAAGTTTTAATTATCTTGCTTAAGAATTTTGGAACTTTCCATACTATTATCTTCATAAATACCCCCACCTTATAAATCTAAGTACATTGTATTGTATTATATTATATGTAGGTAATATTCCTTTGTTTCTATTTTTTATCAAAAGTTATCATTACTAATAATGTTCCCGAACTAAATTTTACTGTTACATTCTTATCTAAAAACTCATTAGACACAGTTCTAGAGTCTCCAAATTTTAAATCATAGCTCTCTAATGGATACTTGGCACCTATTATCGATAGTCCTTTAACAGTATCACCGAAAGCAGTAAATGAAAGTCTCTTATCTTTTTTATATTCTATCTCTCCACTTTCTTTCATAAGAAATATTAAATTATTTTCATCAACAATATATCCCTTAACACCAAATTCTAAAATTATTTTCAAAAGACCTATGTTAGCTAAAACATGATCCATTCTTTCCCCTATAGCACCAAAAATATAAATCTCACTACAATTAGATTTTAATGCTAGTTCTACAGCAATATGCCCATCCGTTTCATCTTTTTCTCTAGGATATACATTAATATTTATACCTTCCATAAAAAATTCTAATGCTTCCTGTGATATTGAGTCTAAATCTCCTACCAAATATGTCGGTAGAATATTATATCTATATAGGCAGTCTCCTCCACTATCAGCGGCAATAATTATAGTATCATCAGTAATATATTTTTTTAATAATTTTAAAGAAGGAGCATCTCCTCCTAAGATTACGATGCCCCTCATTATACCTCTGCTTTTAATGCAGCTATATTTTCTTTTACTTTACCACCACTAAAAACTGCTGATCCTGCTACAATAACATCAGCTCCAGCTGCCACTACCTTTCCAATATTATCAGTTGTTATTCCACCATCTACTTCAATCATAAGATCTTTATTTACCTTATCAGCGATAGTTCTAACTTCCTTAATTTTTTCTACTGAATATTCTATAAATTTCTGACCACCAAAACCTGGATTTACACTCATAATTAAAATCATATCAACGATAGGTATTAGATGTTTTATTGCATCTACAGCTGTTCCTGGATTTATTACTATACCAGCCTTACATCCATTTTCTTTTATAAGATTTATTGTTCTATCTATATGTCTATCACTTTCATAATGAACTGTTATTATATCTGCTCCTGCATCAATAAAATCTTTAACATACATAGCAGGATTCTCTATCATCAAATGAACATCAAAAGGTAATTTAGTATATTTTCTAATAGCCTTTACTACCGGCATTCCAAAAGTTAAATTTGGTACAAAATGACCATCCATAACATCTATGTGAATAATATCTGCACCACTTTTATCTAATAATTCTATTTCTTCTCCTAATCTACTAAAATCAGCAGATAATATTGAAGGAGCAATTTTTATCATCGTTTATTCCTCCTGTTTTTAACTTCTTCTAAAACATCTAGATAAAATTCATATCTTTCTCTAGAAATTTTTCCTTCTTCTACTGCATCTTTTACTGCACATTTAGGCTCAGATACATGAGCACAGGAAGTAAATTTGCATCCACCTTCAAAATCGTGAAAATCTCTTATGTAATCTTTAACTTCTTCTTCTTTAAGAAAAGATAAATCTAAATTAGAGAAACCTGGAGTATCTACTAAAAATCCATGGTCTGACTCTATAAGTTCTGAATGTCTAGTAGTATGTTTCCCTCTCTTTAGCTTTTCTGAAATTTCTCCTGTCTCCATAAGTTCTCTTCCCACTAACTTATTAGATATGGTGGATTTCCCTACTCCTGAAGGCCCACAAAATACAGTAATATTATCTTTCATAAGCTCTTTTAACTTATCTAAATTTTTTCCTGATTTTCCTTCTACAAATATCACATTATAATGAGCCTTTTTTAGCAGCTCATTATAATGCTCCTTTTCTTCTTCTGTAATTAAATCACATTTATTAAAAACAACTATTGCTTCTATATGATTGTATTCACATAGTAGAAGGAACTTATTCAAAAGGTCCATATTTAAATCCGGTTTCTTTATAGCAAATACTACAAAAGCTTGAGTTACATTTGCTACTAGTGGTCTTATCAGCATATTTGATCTTTCTTTAATCTCTTCAATAGCACCTTTTCCGTTCTCTAAAGTTATTTTAACTTTATCTCCTACTATCGGCGATACCTTTTCATTTCTAAATTTACCCCTAGCCTTACACTCAATGACTTCCCCATCAACATCTACATAATAGAATCCGCCTATTCCTTTTATTATTGTTCCTTCCATGTTACCTCCATACTTTAAATTTTAGTTACACTATATTTATTCTTTTGTTTGAATAAATAATACCTTATTTCCTTGAGGATCACTACCCCACCAAGCCGATGCAACTGTATAGTTTTTATAATTTGAAGTCACTAGATTCCAAGAACTGTCTCTAATTTCTGTATCGTACTTATCTCCATATTGAGATATAACATCACCTAAATTATCACCTGCTAAATCTCCTGGATTATTTATTTCACCACTATTGCCATTACCATTACTATTATTCTTACCGCTACATGTAACATAAATAGTAGAACCTTTTTCTACTGATGATCCAGCATTGTCTGGACCTTTTGAAACAGTATAGTCTCCATAATTTCCAGTTATAGTTTGACCATACTCATCAGTTGCCACTATTGTAAGTTTGTTTTTATATGAATTTATTACATCCTTTAAGTTTTGTCCATTAAGGTATGGCACTTGCACCATCTCTTTTGCTTTTTCATACTTATAAAGTGTTACTGTAATTGTTTCATTTATCTTAACAGATGTCTTATCTTGAGATGCAATAAGTCCATCTTTACTTTCATCAGTTGTAGCTGTAGTTGAATTTGATACACTTATTTTAGCAAAAGAACCTACTTCATTTTTTGCATCATCTACAGTTTTGCCTACAAGATTATATTCTCTTGCTTTAGGACCATTTGATATAACTAAGTTTATAGTTTCACCTTCATCTACTTTATCTCCACCTGCAGGATCTTGAGACATTACTAATCCATAAGTAACATCATCACTATATTCTGTTGTTATATCACCAATCTTGAACCCAGCTTCCTCTAGTTCTGCTTCTGCATCCTTTTGAGACTTTCCAGTGACATCTGGAACTTCTACATCTCCAGGTCCTAGGGAAATTGTAACTTTAACTACTGAACCTTTTTTTACTTCTGTTCCTACTTTTGGACTTACATTAATAACTTTACCCTCTTCTTGTGAACTCTTCTTTTTTTCTACTATTTTAAATGTTAAACCTACTTTTTCAACCTTTTTCTTAGCTTCAGCTTTATCCAAATTTAATATAGATGGTACAGAAACTTTTTCACTACTGCTATCTGATGATAATGCTGGCATAACGACAAACCCTACGACAAGTAATAATACTGCTGCTAAGGCTATAGCAAAAATCATAGCTTTCTTCTTATCTACATTTCTCTTTTTAATATCCTCATCCTCATCGTCATCATAATCAATATTACTTTTATCACTGTTAAAATCTTCAACATCATTAGTGTTATTACCTGTATTAGTATTATTATTTTTCATCATACTATTTATATCATCTACTCTAGGTAAAACTTTTGTAAACTCATCTTCATTATTGTTATCTAAAGTTTCACCATTTTTGATTTTCATAAGATCTACTTGTAATTCTTTTGCACTTTGATACCTCATATCAGGATTTTTTTGTAGTAGCTTAACTATAACATTATTTAATGATTCTGGTATATTAGGATTTAGTGTTTTTGGTTCTATTAACTCTTCTTGTATATGTTTAATTGCTATAGATACAGGAGTATCGCCGTCATAAGGAACTACTCCAGTAACCATTTCATACATTACCGCTCCTAATGAATATAAATCACAAGTCTTATTTACATATTGCCCTTTAGCTTGTTCTGGCGATATATAGTGAACAGATCCTAATACTACATTAGTATTTGTTATAGTTGTAGAATTCACCGCTTTAGCTATACCAAAATCCATCACTTTCACTATACCATAATCAGTAATCATAATATTATGAGGCTTTATATCTCTATGTATAATATTACTCCTATGCGCACAATCTAATGCTTTTGCTATCTGTATTGAAATTTCTATAGCATCTTCAAAATGAATTTTTCCTTTTTCATTTATTATTTCTTTTAAGGTTTTCCCCTGCAAATATTCCATTACAATGTAGTTAACCTTGCCATCAGTACCTACATCAAAAACATTAACTATATTTCCATCAGAAATACTTCCTGCTGCTACAGCTTCTGCTTTAAATTTCTTTACAAATTCACTGTCTTGTAAATATTCTTCCTTTAAAACTTTTACTGCAACGACACGTTGTAATTTCAAATCTTTAGCTTTGAAAACTAGAGCCATTCCACCTTCTCCAATTTTCTCTAACAGCTCATATCTATCAGCTATAACTATACCTAACATCCTCTACCCTCTCCTTCAAATACTATAACCGTAATATTATCCCTACCTCCTCTAGATTTAGCTAACTCCACCATATCTAAACAAGCTTCTTTACAGTTCTCTTTACTTACTATAGATAACATCTCATCTTGTTCGACATAATTACTTAATCCATCTGTACATAATATAAATTTTTCTCTGCCACTAAGCTCTAATTTATATACGTCAATATCAATAGAATCATTAGTTCCTAATGCTCTAGTTATTATATTCCTATTTGGATGTGTCTTTGCCTGCTCTTCTGTTATAGACCCAATTTCTATAAGTTCTTGAACTAAAGAATGATCTCTAGTTATCTTTATAATATT
Above is a genomic segment from Clostridium bornimense containing:
- a CDS encoding DAK2 domain-containing protein; translation: MIISGCNNLEEQKNYVNSLNVFPVPDGDTGTNMSMTFRSATEEILSSKQETIGEVAKKLSRGALMGARGNSGVILSQIFRGIAKGLEGKKEVTSLDLAHSIEEGAKSAYKAVMRPTEGTILTVIRSAGEHALNYKGDDVVELLEEVIKGSEETLNKTPEMLPALKAAKVVDAGGMGLLVIFKGMLKELKEGNKPSLDGVGETIEVSSKAQLDGEAEITFGYCTEFFINTESITSEEFKKEIEDMGDSLIAVGSDGLIKIHIHTEQPGEVLSKALAHGSLSKIKIDNMREQHRKVLEAEYEAGTTVDNSVQEEKEYGFVAVAMGSGIKKIFENDLNVDVVIEGGQTMNPSTQDFIDAVDKINAKNIVILPNNKNVVMAANQAKDVCEKNIIVIPTRTIPQGIAAITVFNGEASAEDNESNMNEAVSSVKSASVTFAVRDTEIEGKEIKEGDILGLIEGKVKVVGKNVNDVVKELLENLVDDESSLISLYSGEEVKEEENSLYEELEDIYDDIDVLTYKGDQPLYYYLISVE
- a CDS encoding Asp23/Gls24 family envelope stress response protein; this encodes MMNINNENGNIIYSDEVIANIVGISTMECYGVVGMASKSPKDGLWELLKGENLSKGVKVNCKDEILNIEIYIIVEYGTKISVIANNIIQKVKYNVENLTGLKVSTITVNVQGVRV
- the rpmB gene encoding 50S ribosomal protein L28; its protein translation is MSRKCDVCGKGVISGSQYSHSHRASKRTWAPNVKKIKAIVKGSPRTVHVCTRCLRSGKIERAI
- a CDS encoding thiamine diphosphokinase, whose amino-acid sequence is MRGIVILGGDAPSLKLLKKYITDDTIIIAADSGGDCLYRYNILPTYLVGDLDSISQEALEFFMEGININVYPREKDETDGHIAVELALKSNCSEIYIFGAIGERMDHVLANIGLLKIILEFGVKGYIVDENNLIFLMKESGEIEYKKDKRLSFTAFGDTVKGLSIIGAKYPLESYDLKFGDSRTVSNEFLDKNVTVKFSSGTLLVMITFDKK
- the rpe gene encoding ribulose-phosphate 3-epimerase; the encoded protein is MIKIAPSILSADFSRLGEEIELLDKSGADIIHIDVMDGHFVPNLTFGMPVVKAIRKYTKLPFDVHLMIENPAMYVKDFIDAGADIITVHYESDRHIDRTINLIKENGCKAGIVINPGTAVDAIKHLIPIVDMILIMSVNPGFGGQKFIEYSVEKIKEVRTIADKVNKDLMIEVDGGITTDNIGKVVAAGADVIVAGSAVFSGGKVKENIAALKAEV
- the rsgA gene encoding ribosome small subunit-dependent GTPase A, whose amino-acid sequence is MEGTIIKGIGGFYYVDVDGEVIECKARGKFRNEKVSPIVGDKVKITLENGKGAIEEIKERSNMLIRPLVANVTQAFVVFAIKKPDLNMDLLNKFLLLCEYNHIEAIVVFNKCDLITEEEKEHYNELLKKAHYNVIFVEGKSGKNLDKLKELMKDNITVFCGPSGVGKSTISNKLVGRELMETGEISEKLKRGKHTTRHSELIESDHGFLVDTPGFSNLDLSFLKEEEVKDYIRDFHDFEGGCKFTSCAHVSEPKCAVKDAVEEGKISRERYEFYLDVLEEVKNRRNKR
- the pknB gene encoding Stk1 family PASTA domain-containing Ser/Thr kinase codes for the protein MLGIVIADRYELLEKIGEGGMALVFKAKDLKLQRVVAVKVLKEEYLQDSEFVKKFKAEAVAAGSISDGNIVNVFDVGTDGKVNYIVMEYLQGKTLKEIINEKGKIHFEDAIEISIQIAKALDCAHRSNIIHRDIKPHNIMITDYGIVKVMDFGIAKAVNSTTITNTNVVLGSVHYISPEQAKGQYVNKTCDLYSLGAVMYEMVTGVVPYDGDTPVSIAIKHIQEELIEPKTLNPNIPESLNNVIVKLLQKNPDMRYQSAKELQVDLMKIKNGETLDNNNEDEFTKVLPRVDDINSMMKNNNTNTGNNTNDVEDFNSDKSNIDYDDDEDEDIKKRNVDKKKAMIFAIALAAVLLLVVGFVVMPALSSDSSSEKVSVPSILNLDKAEAKKKVEKVGLTFKIVEKKKSSQEEGKVINVSPKVGTEVKKGSVVKVTISLGPGDVEVPDVTGKSQKDAEAELEEAGFKIGDITTEYSDDVTYGLVMSQDPAGGDKVDEGETINLVISNGPKAREYNLVGKTVDDAKNEVGSFAKISVSNSTTATTDESKDGLIASQDKTSVKINETITVTLYKYEKAKEMVQVPYLNGQNLKDVINSYKNKLTIVATDEYGQTITGNYGDYTVSKGPDNAGSSVEKGSTIYVTCSGKNNSNGNGNSGEINNPGDLAGDNLGDVISQYGDKYDTEIRDSSWNLVTSNYKNYTVASAWWGSDPQGNKVLFIQTKE
- a CDS encoding Stp1/IreP family PP2C-type Ser/Thr phosphatase; translation: MFGFVSDVGNVRTLNEDYYGYLHEKDYSIYVVADGMGGHNAGEVASKIAVEETIKNFKVNKSITESIRKANEKIYLLSVEDKNLSGMGTTITVAVIENNNIEIGHVGDSSCFVVDGNNIIKITRDHSLVQELIEIGSITEEQAKTHPNRNIITRALGTNDSIDIDVYKLELSGREKFILCTDGLSNYVEQDEMLSIVSKENCKEACLDMVELAKSRGGRDNITVIVFEGEGRGC